One Microscilla marina ATCC 23134 DNA window includes the following coding sequences:
- a CDS encoding leucine-rich repeat domain-containing protein encodes MNSLEKKAYQRIQEVKDKNLNELDLGGLALNAIPAQVFELPQLEILRLHFNRISVIPAHIARLSNLRELNLVVNQLKDLPKELAQLQNLERLNLTSNQLQKFPEVITCLCALKSLSIEHNQLLGIPAAIGQLTQLELLNITANQITDLPFTLLQLQHLEHIFADENHLNDQSQKLIDCRLRISEARETHELDLSGMGLDKVPVEIYTLYNLKALCLNHNNISQLGENVGKLTQLRKLSLKSLPVSLLPKALFELSCLEDLDISQTNITTLLPEISRLKSLKKLNLENTKITHLPHSITHLPHLEKLNVKGLLLQMPPLQVALNGIKAIKDWFDNDQNTMLNG; translated from the coding sequence ATGAACAGTCTCGAAAAAAAGGCATACCAAAGAATACAAGAAGTAAAGGATAAAAATTTAAATGAATTAGATTTGGGAGGCTTGGCACTCAACGCCATTCCTGCTCAAGTATTTGAGTTGCCGCAGTTAGAAATTCTTCGTTTACATTTCAATCGTATATCGGTTATTCCGGCACACATTGCCCGGTTAAGTAATTTGCGGGAACTCAATTTGGTGGTAAACCAACTCAAAGATTTGCCTAAAGAACTTGCCCAACTCCAAAACCTTGAGCGTTTAAACCTTACCTCTAATCAATTACAAAAGTTTCCGGAAGTAATTACTTGTTTGTGTGCCCTCAAATCGCTTTCTATTGAACACAATCAACTGTTGGGTATTCCAGCGGCTATTGGACAACTTACTCAACTTGAACTATTAAATATTACCGCCAATCAAATTACCGACCTGCCTTTTACCTTATTACAGTTGCAACACCTGGAACATATCTTTGCCGATGAAAACCACCTGAACGACCAGTCTCAAAAATTGATTGATTGTCGACTGAGGATTTCTGAAGCACGTGAGACCCACGAACTTGACTTGTCAGGGATGGGATTAGACAAGGTACCTGTAGAAATATACACATTATATAATTTAAAAGCCTTGTGTCTCAACCACAACAACATTAGTCAACTGGGCGAAAACGTAGGCAAGCTTACCCAATTGCGTAAACTCAGCCTAAAAAGCCTGCCAGTGAGTTTGTTGCCCAAAGCATTGTTTGAACTGTCCTGTCTGGAAGATCTCGACATTAGTCAAACCAATATTACTACTTTATTGCCTGAAATAAGCCGACTTAAAAGTTTGAAAAAACTCAACCTGGAAAACACTAAAATTACCCACTTGCCCCATAGCATCACCCACTTGCCCCACCTCGAAAAACTCAACGTAAAAGGATTGTTATTACAAATGCCACCGTTGCAAGT
- a CDS encoding Tex family protein, giving the protein MNNPHFPKIAQELNITEHQVAATALLLDEGATIPFIARYRKEATGSLNEVVIAQIRDRLTQLRDLDKRREAILKSIEEQGKLTPELKKKIEAAETMTALEDLYLPYKPKKRTRATIAREKGLEPLGEKIFAQEDFDLIAEAKKFIDPEKGVNTEEEALAGARDIIAEKVNEDVEARATMRDLFWKKGAYTVKVIPGKEEEAKKYMDYFDWEEAVQEAPSHRVLAIRRGEKEGMLSLDTSPEEEEALQKLAHRFVKEGSNAENTEQMELAVKDAYKRLLKSSMETEVRLKAKKKADSEAIQVFADNLRELLLAAPLGQKAVLAIDPGFRTGCKVVCLDPQGKLLKHDVIFPDRRRTEAMATIHDLCKKYDVQAIAIGNGTASRETEAFIRSIGLSKEVLVVMVNESGASIYSASEVAREEFPDEDITVRGSVSIGRRLMDPLAELVKLDPKSIGVGQYQHDVDQTALKKSLDDVVESSVNKVGVEVNTASKQLLTYVSGLGPVLAQNIIEYRNENGAFKSRAELKKVKRLGNKAFEQAAGFLRIGDAPNPLDASAVHPESYPIVEQMAKDLGCSVTDLMKDDKLRQQIDPKKYVTDTVGLPTLNDILQELAKPGRDPRAKFEVVEFAEGVNTIEDLKTGMKLNGVVTNVTKFGAFVDIGVHQDGLVHISELSNTFVSDPNEVVKVQQKVEVMVLDVDVERKRIQLTMKGEAGAADTAKRRNNKDRKNKPQNRRKDGVGNKSKKEEEVPEGDFNSKLAALKAKFGK; this is encoded by the coding sequence ATGAACAATCCACATTTTCCAAAAATAGCTCAGGAACTAAATATTACTGAGCACCAGGTGGCAGCCACGGCGTTATTGCTCGACGAAGGGGCTACCATTCCTTTTATTGCCCGATACCGTAAAGAAGCCACCGGAAGCTTAAACGAAGTTGTCATTGCACAAATTCGTGACCGACTGACGCAACTGCGCGACTTGGACAAAAGAAGAGAGGCTATACTAAAATCGATAGAAGAACAGGGTAAACTCACCCCTGAACTCAAAAAGAAAATAGAGGCTGCCGAAACTATGACAGCCCTCGAAGATTTGTACCTGCCTTACAAACCCAAAAAGCGCACCCGCGCTACCATTGCCCGCGAAAAAGGGTTGGAACCTTTGGGAGAAAAAATATTCGCTCAGGAAGATTTTGACTTAATAGCAGAAGCCAAAAAATTTATTGATCCCGAAAAGGGCGTAAATACTGAGGAAGAAGCCCTTGCCGGAGCCCGCGACATTATTGCCGAAAAAGTAAACGAAGATGTGGAAGCCCGTGCTACTATGCGCGACTTGTTCTGGAAAAAAGGCGCCTACACCGTAAAAGTGATTCCAGGCAAAGAAGAAGAAGCCAAAAAATATATGGACTACTTCGACTGGGAAGAAGCCGTGCAAGAGGCTCCTTCACATCGGGTATTGGCCATTCGTAGAGGTGAAAAAGAAGGCATGTTGTCGCTTGATACCTCGCCCGAAGAAGAAGAAGCTCTACAAAAACTTGCCCACCGTTTTGTGAAAGAAGGCAGCAATGCCGAAAACACCGAGCAAATGGAACTTGCCGTAAAAGATGCCTACAAGCGTTTGCTTAAATCTTCTATGGAAACCGAAGTGCGCCTTAAGGCAAAGAAAAAGGCCGATTCTGAGGCTATTCAGGTATTTGCCGACAACTTACGTGAACTCTTACTGGCGGCTCCTTTGGGGCAAAAAGCAGTCTTAGCAATCGACCCTGGTTTTCGTACAGGCTGCAAGGTAGTATGCCTCGACCCACAAGGTAAGTTGCTGAAGCACGACGTTATCTTTCCCGATCGTCGCCGCACCGAAGCAATGGCCACCATTCACGATTTGTGCAAAAAATACGATGTACAGGCTATAGCCATTGGCAATGGTACCGCAAGCCGCGAAACCGAAGCTTTTATTCGCAGCATTGGCTTGTCTAAAGAAGTTTTGGTGGTAATGGTCAATGAAAGCGGAGCGTCTATCTACTCAGCGTCTGAGGTAGCACGCGAAGAGTTTCCTGATGAAGACATTACTGTCAGAGGATCGGTTTCTATTGGACGCCGTTTGATGGACCCACTGGCTGAGCTGGTAAAACTAGACCCAAAATCGATAGGAGTAGGGCAATACCAACACGATGTAGACCAAACCGCTCTCAAGAAAAGCCTGGACGACGTGGTAGAGAGTAGTGTAAACAAGGTAGGGGTAGAAGTAAATACAGCAAGTAAACAACTCCTGACTTATGTATCTGGTTTAGGCCCTGTGCTTGCGCAAAATATCATAGAATACCGCAATGAAAACGGTGCGTTTAAAAGCCGGGCGGAACTCAAAAAAGTAAAGCGTTTGGGCAACAAGGCGTTTGAACAAGCGGCTGGTTTCTTGCGCATTGGCGATGCTCCCAACCCACTCGATGCCAGTGCAGTACACCCCGAAAGTTACCCCATTGTAGAACAAATGGCTAAAGACTTGGGCTGCTCAGTAACCGACCTCATGAAAGACGACAAGTTACGCCAGCAGATTGACCCTAAAAAGTATGTAACCGATACGGTGGGTTTGCCTACACTGAACGATATTTTGCAAGAACTTGCCAAACCAGGGCGCGACCCTCGGGCTAAGTTTGAGGTGGTAGAGTTTGCCGAAGGCGTAAATACTATAGAAGATCTCAAAACCGGAATGAAGCTCAACGGTGTAGTAACCAATGTAACTAAGTTTGGTGCTTTTGTAGATATTGGTGTACACCAGGATGGTTTGGTGCATATCAGCGAGTTGTCCAATACTTTTGTAAGCGACCCCAACGAGGTAGTAAAAGTACAGCAAAAGGTAGAGGTAATGGTGTTGGACGTAGACGTAGAACGCAAGCGTATTCAACTGACAATGAAAGGCGAAGCTGGAGCTGCTGATACGGCCAAACGACGCAATAACAAAGACCGCAAAAACAAGCCGCAAAACCGACGCAAAGACGGAGTAGGCAATAAAAGTAAAAAAGAAGAAGAAGTTCCAGAAGGAGACTTTAACTCTAAACTGGCCGCCTTGAAAGCAAAGTTTGGCAAATAG
- the hutI gene encoding imidazolonepropionase, producing the protein MKKLIGPFKQVVTLENLPVKGAISDEQLVIRENAGVLVSNDIIEAIGDFDQLVKTCDQVERIEEDCVLLPGFVDAHTHICFGGSRARDYAMRVAGKPYLEIARAGGGILDSVRKTREASLDTLVASATQRASRHLAEGVTTCEVKSGYGLSVEAELKMLEAIKKVNDTHAIDIVATCLAAHMRAPEYDDSTAYLNDVLAKLLPEVKSRKLANRVDIFVEDTAFSVEEGRHYLNKAKALGFDITIHADQFSTGGSALACEVGAISADHLEASTDQEVALFAKADTVAVVLPGVTFGLGMDYAPARKLLDQGACVAIATDWNPGSAPMGDLLMQAAVLGAVEKLTTAETFAGMTFRAAKALNLHDRGQLVAGQLADLAGFATSDYREILYHQGKLKPHKVWKRGKLV; encoded by the coding sequence ATGAAAAAATTAATAGGACCTTTTAAGCAAGTTGTTACCCTCGAAAACCTTCCTGTAAAAGGAGCCATCAGCGATGAGCAATTGGTAATCAGAGAAAATGCCGGAGTTTTGGTAAGTAATGATATTATAGAAGCAATAGGCGATTTTGATCAGCTGGTAAAAACCTGCGATCAGGTAGAACGCATAGAAGAAGATTGTGTCTTGTTGCCTGGGTTTGTCGATGCTCATACCCATATTTGTTTTGGGGGCAGCCGTGCCCGCGACTATGCCATGCGAGTGGCAGGTAAGCCTTACCTTGAGATAGCGCGCGCTGGAGGAGGAATTCTTGATTCGGTAAGAAAAACCCGTGAAGCTTCGCTTGATACCTTAGTAGCCTCAGCCACCCAACGAGCATCAAGGCATTTGGCCGAAGGAGTAACTACCTGTGAGGTAAAAAGTGGTTATGGTTTGTCGGTAGAGGCGGAGCTTAAAATGTTGGAAGCCATTAAAAAAGTAAATGATACCCATGCTATAGACATAGTGGCGACTTGTCTGGCAGCCCACATGCGGGCACCCGAATACGATGATTCTACTGCCTACCTCAACGATGTGTTGGCAAAACTACTGCCCGAAGTAAAATCGCGTAAACTTGCCAACCGAGTAGATATATTTGTCGAAGATACCGCCTTTTCAGTAGAAGAGGGCAGGCATTACCTCAACAAGGCAAAGGCTCTGGGGTTTGACATTACCATTCACGCCGATCAGTTTAGTACCGGGGGCAGTGCACTTGCGTGCGAAGTGGGGGCAATCAGTGCTGACCACCTCGAAGCCAGCACCGACCAAGAAGTGGCACTTTTTGCGAAAGCTGATACTGTAGCAGTGGTATTGCCAGGGGTTACTTTTGGCTTGGGCATGGACTATGCTCCTGCGCGTAAATTGCTCGACCAAGGGGCTTGTGTGGCAATTGCTACCGACTGGAACCCAGGCTCAGCGCCTATGGGCGACTTGCTCATGCAAGCAGCAGTATTGGGTGCAGTAGAAAAGCTCACCACCGCAGAAACTTTTGCCGGAATGACGTTTAGGGCGGCAAAGGCGCTCAACCTGCACGACAGGGGGCAATTGGTTGCCGGACAACTGGCTGATTTGGCGGGCTTTGCTACCAGCGATTATCGGGAGATTTTGTACCACCAAGGCAAGCTCAAGCCGCACAAGGTATGGAAACGAGGGAAGTTGGTGTAG